One stretch of Nocardioides perillae DNA includes these proteins:
- the tsaE gene encoding tRNA (adenosine(37)-N6)-threonylcarbamoyltransferase complex ATPase subunit type 1 TsaE, with product MTGPGGGAVRVRRVGPEAAADVLAVVRAAFGPRPPLDPPADALAETEESLAAVLGSHGGLVAELDGEVVGALVLDPVDERLWLRRVGVVPTAQDHGVATALVEAALDHAAALPGCAVVAALARLELPASVGFWTSHGFAAVGREAPYVVLERAVPRTVAVPDGAAMQALGEALGAVLRAGDLVVLTGGLGAGKTTLTQGIGRGLGVRGGVTSPTFVIARVHPSEVGGPDLVHVDAYRLGGVAELDDLDLDTDLDHAVTVVEWGAGVAEGLADSRLEVRIERSEGDGDGDGDGDGDGDGHGDGAELRRVRLAGLGPRWRGEAAAALARLG from the coding sequence GTGACCGGCCCGGGAGGCGGTGCGGTGCGCGTGCGCCGGGTCGGGCCCGAGGCGGCCGCCGACGTGCTCGCGGTCGTGCGTGCGGCCTTCGGCCCCCGACCGCCCCTCGACCCGCCAGCCGACGCGTTGGCCGAGACCGAGGAGAGCCTGGCGGCTGTGCTGGGTTCCCACGGCGGGCTCGTCGCGGAGCTCGACGGTGAGGTGGTCGGCGCGCTCGTCCTGGACCCCGTCGACGAGCGGCTGTGGCTGCGCCGGGTGGGCGTGGTGCCGACGGCGCAGGACCACGGCGTGGCCACGGCGCTGGTCGAGGCCGCCCTCGACCACGCCGCCGCGCTCCCGGGCTGTGCGGTCGTCGCCGCCCTGGCGCGCCTCGAGCTGCCGGCCAGCGTCGGGTTCTGGACGTCCCACGGCTTCGCAGCGGTGGGGCGGGAGGCGCCGTACGTCGTGCTCGAGCGGGCCGTGCCCCGCACCGTGGCGGTGCCCGACGGCGCGGCCATGCAGGCGCTCGGCGAGGCGCTGGGGGCGGTCCTGCGCGCGGGCGACCTGGTCGTGCTGACCGGGGGGCTCGGGGCCGGCAAGACGACGCTGACGCAGGGCATCGGTCGCGGCCTCGGGGTGCGCGGCGGCGTCACCTCGCCCACCTTCGTCATCGCCCGCGTGCACCCGAGCGAGGTGGGCGGGCCCGACCTGGTGCACGTCGACGCCTACCGCCTCGGCGGCGTCGCGGAGCTCGACGACCTCGACCTCGACACCGACCTCGACCACGCCGTGACCGTGGTCGAGTGGGGCGCCGGGGTCGCGGAGGGACTGGCCGACTCCCGGCTCGAGGTGCGCATCGAGCGGTCCGAGGGCGACGGCGACGGCGACGGCGACGGCGACGGCGACGGCGACGGCCACGGCGACGGTGCCGAGCTGCGGCGCGTGCGCCTCGCAGGCCTCGGCCCGCGGTGGCGCGGCGAGGCCGCCGCGGCGCTGGCGCGGCTGGGCTGA
- a CDS encoding alpha/beta fold hydrolase: MSERWAAGHWKGLAAGAAGVLVAGAAAGVARRRVVIGRRGAGDAVPLGSLRSEPRTVVADDGTPLHVEVDEADPGTRNPLTVVFVHGFALTLDCWHFQRAAYRGLVRTVFYDQRSHGRSGRSPEGGTTIEQLGRDLRRVVEAVAPDGPVVVVGHSMGGMTVVALAEQHPELFGTTVVGAGLVSTTAGGLDPHRMLLPFLPSALGGDLARRFVAVLARGHRAVDGVRRLGRDVALVVTDVFAFGDDVPQSYVSFVDEMLASTPFEVLAEFFPSFTTLDKFDALGALGRVPVTVVCGTEDKMTSIGHSRELHRRIPGSTLVECEGAGHMVVLERHEQVDAALDQLLAAATERARR; the protein is encoded by the coding sequence GTGAGCGAGCGGTGGGCCGCGGGGCACTGGAAGGGGCTCGCCGCGGGTGCGGCCGGCGTGCTGGTCGCCGGTGCGGCGGCGGGGGTCGCGCGCCGGCGGGTCGTGATCGGGCGCCGCGGCGCCGGCGACGCGGTGCCGCTCGGCAGCCTGCGCTCCGAGCCGCGCACGGTGGTGGCCGACGACGGCACACCGCTGCACGTCGAGGTCGACGAGGCCGACCCCGGGACCCGCAACCCGCTGACCGTGGTCTTCGTGCACGGCTTCGCGCTCACCCTGGACTGCTGGCACTTCCAGCGCGCGGCCTACCGCGGGCTGGTGCGCACCGTCTTCTACGACCAGCGCTCGCACGGGCGCTCGGGGCGCTCGCCGGAGGGCGGCACCACCATCGAGCAGCTCGGACGCGACCTGCGCCGGGTCGTCGAGGCCGTCGCGCCCGACGGGCCGGTCGTCGTGGTGGGCCACTCGATGGGGGGCATGACCGTGGTCGCGCTCGCCGAGCAGCACCCCGAGCTCTTCGGCACCACCGTGGTCGGCGCCGGCCTGGTCTCGACGACGGCCGGCGGCCTCGACCCGCACCGGATGCTGCTGCCCTTCCTGCCCTCGGCGCTCGGAGGCGACCTGGCCCGCCGCTTCGTCGCGGTGCTGGCCCGCGGTCACCGCGCGGTCGACGGGGTGCGCCGCCTCGGGCGCGACGTCGCGCTGGTGGTCACCGACGTCTTCGCCTTCGGCGACGACGTGCCGCAGTCCTACGTGTCGTTCGTCGACGAGATGCTGGCGAGCACGCCCTTCGAGGTGCTCGCGGAGTTCTTCCCGAGCTTCACGACGCTCGACAAGTTCGACGCGCTCGGGGCGCTCGGGCGGGTGCCGGTCACCGTCGTGTGCGGCACCGAGGACAAGATGACCTCGATCGGGCACAGCCGCGAGCTGCACCGGCGCATCCCGGGCTCGACGCTGGTCGAGTGCGAGGGCGCCGGCCACATGGTGGTGCTCGAGCGGCACGAGCAGGTCGACGCGGCGCTCGACCAGCTGCTGGCCGCCGCGACCGAGCGGGCGCGCCGGTGA